DNA sequence from the Carassius carassius chromosome 6, fCarCar2.1, whole genome shotgun sequence genome:
ATTCCCTGCATAGCGTTTTTATGTGACCATATAGTACATTTCAAGTCAAGTGTGTAGATTTTCATGACTATGTGCACATGTAGGCCATTCAACTTTTGTTAGTCTTGAGCTATTAATTCACTTTGAAGTGCTGCCTAAAACATCTTTGCGTTCTCACATATACACGTTCGTCAATCCGTATGTATTTCCCAGCTTTGATGGACAGATGGTGTCAGTCGCCCTCAACGTCTTCAGTTTTGCAGATAATTAATTCAATGTCATTTTGGGAGAGGAATTCCAAACAATGGATTTGTTTGCTGTTGTTAGTATTgggttttaaaaagtgatttggaAAATTCGACGTAATTCTAGGATATAGCCTTATTTGTACTGGGTGTTGTCCCAAAAAGGGACACAAATGTGCAACAAATCTGTGATCAGAGAGCGCTTCATGTTGAGTAAGAGCTTCAGAATCCCTGACATGCATCTTGAATGTCTCAAAGCCATTTGAAGAAAGAAGATGCATCCCCCTTACAATGTAAGATGTATATATCTTATAAATAAGCCATCTTCTATAATTATATATCTACTGGTTCAAATAACAGATAATGGGCAACACATTATTAATTCAAAAGCACCAATTCCTTAAAAAGGGTACAAAGTCAGACCTAAATtgctttaaaaatacaattattttaatgaaacagTAATACTtagattttattaagttttattttaaatttaaagtttgCATTGTTTGCAACCAGATCTTTCCATTATTAGTTTTAGTATAgagataaaaatagtttttatcaaTAGTATTTAGATaaaaatttttgtttattgttttcggTTTCTAGctttagttcatttttgtacaccaagttaaactaaatgaaaatgagaaatgtttccaactagctgaaatgaaataaaatacattttaaagtttattttatttcagttatagttAATTCTCTTAACTTTTTcaagtaaaaaacttttttttttttttaagttaccaATTAACCCTGATTTTAGCACATGCCAAaaacatattacatatatttgtaatttgtttatCCGATGAAGCTGTGGGTCTTGAATTTTGGTGCTGGAAATTGTAACCACCTTCTACCTTCTATACTTAGTAACACACTTTATGTCTTACTGATACTTCAATTACAAATCTTCAAATCAATCAGCAAGCATACACAGCGAGAGAAATAGCGAGAGAAACTCCATGTGAAAGAAGCCATGGCAGAACAAGCTTGTTTCATGCCACTAATCAATAGAGATACATAATGCAAAGCTGAAcagtaaagttattattatttttctttagatGACAGTGATGTTGCGCTCCACTCGTGGAGTTCATTATTTTTGACAGAATGGGGTTGGAACGGACCCATGAATCCATCAGTTTAACAGAACTCCGTTTCAGAATCTGTCTTCCTCTAGAAAAAACATCTATGATGTTCCTCCCGAGGGaccaataaaacaaagcaaatcaaAATGGTGTTAAGAAACAAGCTCAGGTAAGATTAATTCAGAGGAAATGAACACGATTCACTAACCTATTAAAAATAATCATTCCATTCTGGATCTTAACAACCAAATGCCTTATTTGAGAACAGAGAGGAAACAGACTACAATAACACACTTTTCTGGGCTGTTGATATCTGACTTTTCTCTACTGCACAAGCTATGTTGTGCTCCTGTTTAAAATAGTTTCACcttttatatttcaataaaatatttatattagcgttcctgtagctcaagtggtagagcattgtgctatcaagctcAAGGTTGGGagttcgattccccaggaacacatgataggtaaaaattgatagcctgaataagtcgcgtctgctaaatacatagattaaattaaattaattaaatgaaacatgacacaagtcaacatgaaatctaaATGTATGTTTTGGAATATACATCTGATCTTAATGTACTTCTAAttgcacaaacaaaaacattttaattgcattttatgaATTTAGGGTAATATTTATTATCATACTGTAGTTCACTGCTAATTCAGGTTTATTCAGTGTATACAGcctgaaatgttaaaaatgtatatgcgagttaaattttaaatgtacaattaaCTTCACTTAATTGCAGAAGGGCCAGATTAAATTCCGCCCCTACATTTTTGTTCCCATTTAATACCCATTTCACATGGTAATCGATTTGATTACAGAAGTAAAACGGGTTACAAATgccattttatgtttttaaatccaTCATCACCTTTTATACCTGCAAAAGAATTATATTGATGTTCACATTCAAAGAGTAGCATTCAAAGACTTTATTAATCTCAAACGTGTCCCTTCATTCAGCGCAAATAGAGAGGTCAAGAGGTTAGAGAAGAAGTCTTCTCACAGAAGGAAATTCTCCCCGAAGTTTCTATTTGATTCCGCTGTTACTCATTGTCTGAGCTTTGCACACTCCTTTGCCAGCAACCTCAAAGGCAGCTCCCTTGTAAGTGGCCACACATTGGTCATCGGTGCTCAAGTCTGGCTGGACCTGCTCCCACACTTTCTTCTTAGGGTTCAGCTCCTTGTCGGGCTCACCTGGAACAACAAAACAGAGTTTGAAGTGCTGATCAGTTTTTCTCTCAACAGCTGTAAACAGACTGAAAACCGAAGCAGTTTTTGAAATCCTCTCAGTATCATTAACATTCACTTCCACAGGTTTGAATAATTAGCTCAAGTTGAGCCAAAAGGAGATGCTCCAAAATTCAAGTGCTCATGGAAACCAGATAAAGATAGGTGTTTTTGCTACTACCTGCAAACAGTGGACATAAATCAAACCAAATCGAATTCAAAAGCTTGATTTGAATGCTGAAGGGATTGTGTTATTTGCATCTGTTCTACTTTTGACAATAACAATAAACTGATAATTTATTATTCCCAATAACTGGAGGAAGTTGGAGAACTGCTTCATTCCTGCTACAACATGTTTTGATTTTGTACTTGGAAAAAATGAATTAGACAACATTTGATGTTTTTTGGCTTAATGGAAAGATGAGGAAGAGCTTGACATTGAAAGGTGAAAGAGACACTTGTGTAGATTTTCCTCCTCTGCATTCCACATTCACACAACTCCTGGGAATCTTCCTGTTAGTTATTGTGTTCATCTGACTCCTCCAAATAGCTTCCAGGCCAGATCAGCCATATTATTCCACAGCACAGAAATAAACTTTGGATTGTTTGTGAGGTTCCCTTAAGCACTGAGGAATTTGCTCTTTATAAGCTCATATAGCAGAacacaaacaatattttttattgagaGATCTTAAGAATTCAAATGAACAGCCGTGGTTAAATGACAACAATGTATCTGCAGgatttttaagacctgcacaaataaaattaataccatatgagCGCAGTAGGACAGTGTCTATGGTAATTTATTAAActataaaattacagtaaaaaaacatgatttacagttcagataaagaaatatattagaaaatgaatgagtcaaaagtatcaattattttattcatgtaaacaattattatattaaataacattaaatgatTTTGCGGTCTTAATTGTTTCGATTTTCCACTGGTTCACATGTACAACTCTGCGTGTTTGCTGTATAAAATGgttgattttcacaaaaacagcagacaggctgattgaaaatgcacattcattctctgccagcaggaggtgcttttGGATCTGGAGAAATATAGCGGTTTTCTCAGTAATGGCTATACACAAATCAGCGCTACACGCTGTGCATGCTTTGAAGCGTGCAGGGCTTGTCTATTTAATGAAATCATAACCCTATCACAATTCTTGTCTTTCTGTGCCCAAATTGAAGACATCTTGAAAtcaaaatgaatactttttttgtaccatttaagacttttaatggccttaaatttgatacaactaaatttaagactttttaaggacctGCAGAATTTGACCAGGGTCTGTGTCCTCCGGAGTCACACTGCAAGACGTTTCAACACCGGCATGAAGTCTGGTCTACATTACAGCTTATTATGGCCAAAAATCACCCACTTAAACAGAAAGAGATCTTCTGAATGATTTTCAAATGGCCAACTCGTAAGTCTGAGCATCCCTCACAAGATGAAGACATGCTGTCGCAGGAATATAGTGCATGCATCGTAtggatacattttacatttttatggagCATTCTTGTTCATTTAGAGCGCAACAGCTCCTGGTTaccatatgcttttttttttttttttttttttttttttttagaaaagaacAACATGAACATTCTGCTTAACTTTTGTTTCCcatggaagaaagaaactcaaactGGTTTTGGAACAACAAGAGAGCGAGTAAATCATAGCAGAGCTTAGATTTTTGGGAGAGCCTTTCCTTTAATAAAGCAGCATGATGCACTCAGATGGGCTCCATGAAGTTGACTGTATGTGCTATTGGACTGATGGACAGtaatttcatatttcattgtggtatgtttgtgtgtaaatatgtaaCATTACCTGGGAAGCCCTGGAAGGTAATCCTGTCTCCAGCCACTGCTCCACTCGGGGGATCCAGGATTTCAACTTTTTCTGGAGAGCTGGCACACATGACCATGGCCTGGGACAAGACGCCTCTCATCTTAGCATGCTTCAGGTTGCATAGGAGGACAGCCATGCGATTTTGCATCTAAAGATAGAAAAAAATGAACATAACTAAACAGGCGGCACAAGAATCAAATGCCATCTTCTTAAGCTGTTAAAAAGAATACtataaagtaaatgtaatttattgcatgTCAGAATGAGAAGTTATGCAACAGTccaaaaacatcaacaacataCCGTGTATTATGAGGAACAGCTGGGCGACTTTAAACctgttgatttttttgtttttataaccaAGAACCAGGGATGCAGAAAAAAACACACCCTCAACAAAATGAATAAACTGAATACATGCAATAATCATTCAACTCATCTACTTCCAAATCTCTTATAAAATGAACTGTAGGCATTCATTATTATTTCAACTCTATAAAAGCACAAACATGCTTAAAGCAACTGTGATGCAGTCATAACCAGAGGGGGGAACCCAACATGATTAAACTGAATGAAGGAAACAGATGGGTTTTATAGGTGTCATTAGAATTTCTGAGGAGCTGCTAGGAATCCCCTAAACAAATCAGAAACTCTGGGTTCTGGAAAATAAAGCACAAGAGACTGAGCTGTCTGCATGGAACAGGTTCATGGATCTGCAAGAATCGTAGCAGTGCAAACGTTTTATATGAAACCGTAAAGCTGAAATATCCCCCTTCCCAATATTCAGACACATAACACCTAATCAACAAGAGCTGCAGTCATTTTATCGCCAACAAAGATTGCTCTCAGGTACAGTAGCGAGACGTTGAGgacaatttattacatttttttgtagcTTTTTAAAGTATGCCAGTAATTccttttattaaatataacaaatcaAAAAGGGAATATATTTTGATTAGGTTAACAtgctatattttaaaaaagtgattctataaatcaattaaatctgaCAATAAaatttcaattttcaattttgtACTAGAATGTAATACTGTGATTCATTTGTAATTAAAACAATTGCAttttaataatgtcattaatgtaatttaatgttaattcagttaaaaatgtcatattttaaaaacaaatgaaaaaattatcttttaattataataatgactTTAAGTGCTTTTTACTTAATAAATCACTGCATAATCATGATTAAATGATTTGGTGCATTTCAGaaaattaaaacaacatataATTAATAGCAATAACAAGATGAATTGATTGAGGTGGTTTGCAAAttcctaaatgcatttaatgATTTGTTGCATTTCAGTGATTTCTGTGATGCCTTTAATTCTAACGACCGTCAAAACCAGACTCAGCGATAAACACGGGTCAGATGGGTCAGTACCTGCTCCAGAGGGATGTGTTTGACCAGTCCACTGACAACAGTGCGTGGAGATGCTTCACCAACATCCACCTGCTCAACGTAGAGAGAGTCGGCGTCCGGGTGCTTTTCGGCGCTGATGATGCGGCCCACGCGCAAATCCAATCGAGACACGTCTACTTTCGCCTCTTCCTGAGGAGGCACCGCTgccttcttctccttcttctctCCTGGACCAAAAATGCATTACAGATCATCAAATAATGCCTTTAACATATTTCTGTGTTTAAGTCAGAACACAAACATGATTCATAACTTTAGCAATAACAACGTTCAACCAACCAGCACAAGCTGTGTATGTAGAGCTGTTAGAGACATTGTACCAACCTCAGCACACCGTGCCATTCTTGGGTTTTATTAAGGTACATGTTATCCCTGAGGAAATGTGCCTTTAGTTTTAGCTTGTGCATATTGTTCTCTAGGAAGCTGCTGGGATACTCTAAAAGTCTACAACTGGAAATTATGTCGGCTTTTCATCTGTGTTCTGTTTCTGAACTCTTCAATCGCTTCAGTATGGTGTTTGTTTCTAATCGCTCCAGTCATTTGAAAATAGTACAACTTTACCACTGTTTCCGGACTTAAGGGGTTGAGGGGGGAAACCATATTGGATCCCCACTTCACCCTACAAGTCTTGAAAATGAAAACCTCTGTGTAGTCTATACAAGCATTAACACTGAACACAATGATTTCCAGGCAGAGGAAATCAaagcactaccgttcaaaagtctggggtcagcaagaaatcatacttttatttagcaaggatgcattaaaatgatcagcaCTAAAAACAGTTGTGCCATCAAAGCAATAAATTGCATTGTCTTGGAAATACTGTGCAGTAAATGAGCATTTTGAAGCATGCAGTGCAAGCAGACTACACGTGTCTTACTGATTCGATGACAGGCAAGGCTATTAATAATCTCACAAGGCTATCGTGAATTGATTAATGATTTacattaatcatgcagccctaatttaAGAAAATGCAGTTAGAAAAATGGCCAAGTCCTCAAAGTCTTCTGAATGCGAGAAATCATGTAGTTCTTTCCAAGAAAAAGATACACATGAACTGCAGATGCTACATCTACACCGAAACACAGCATTCAACGCTGAAGGAAAAGAGACGTATTTGAAAATAATGAAACTCCTTTTAACATCTGGCCCTTTTTCCTCAGcccataaatgcacaaaaacaatcTGTGATCTGTACTTCGATATGAACAGAGCGTTCCCAAGTTGAAGGGATTTAAGTGATTGATAATGAaaatcattttcataattaataaCCATGAAAAGAAATCGGATCCATTTCAAATGAACTGTTCTTTAGGGTATGAATACTTAGAAACGTAACCCCCTAAAGACAGCGGCGAAGTCTTTAAATCTGGTTTGCCTTCAGATCTGGTTGTAACCCGCATCCATAGCTTGCATTCACACGTAGTCTCTTCTCAAACTCTGTCAAGCTTTTCAAATGTGTTCATTACACAGCATTGTTTATGAAAGTGGGATTGTGCATTAGTAAAATGTTTTTCTCATTTATGTTCCTATCTCACATATTCTCCAAAAATTCAATTAACCCCTTGACATGACACAGTCTACTCTTCAGTCATTTTATGGCCCTATATTATTGACACTTTCTTTTAATTGGAATTTACAGCAGCTTTTTCTGAATTATAATTAGAGATAAGTTTTATATGCAACTTAGTTTCATTTAATGGGAGTAGATTTGGCAACTAATTCTAAAAGATCTGATTTTGATTCTGACCACGTCTCAAACGTTTTGGATGGGGGGGGGCAAATGAATCATCAGCACTGGAAGCTGTTATAAAGGAAATGTCATATTAATAGTCTTAGAAGTATGCTCACCCTTCTTTTCGGCTTTCATCTTTTTTGTGTCATCGTTGTTTTTGGCTGGTGGGGTTTTTGTGGCTGGGGCAGGAGCAGAAGGGGCTGCTGGGACAGGGGGCTCTGAGGCTGTGGGTTTAGAGACACACTGGATGCTGGGCTCCACTGAAGGCATTGCCACATCTTTCACTGCAAAGAACAAATCAAATTATTTCACCATTAGAATAACAATGTTTTTGTGAATCCTAAATACTTAACACAATGATAAGATTTTCTTGTATTAATCTGAAGGCACTTCTGACCACCCAACAGGCATCATTGATGTTTAAATGTAGGTGGTCACATGTTGATGCATTTAATTTTAGACTACAGAAGTTTTGAAATCTAAAAGTTACATTATGTTTTCAAGTacagtatttcattttttttaagcaagCATGCAATATATTGTGTGATATTATACCTCCTCTCCTCTTTTCAATTTCAAGCAGTTGTTTCTTCAGCTCTTCAATGTCCTTCTTGAGCTTGGCATTCTCCACCATCAGTTTCTTTTCCTCTTTCACCGTGGCCTGCACAACTACAGCAAACGACACACTCATTAGAACAAGACAGACACACATTCATTCAGAACTTCTCAATTGTCTGCTGCTTAGTGTAACTTAgattggctatatatatatatctttaaaatatttttcccttgttaaaataatattttttggttcCAATTGCATAAACGTTTGAAACCTCTATAAATGCAAATATCATCCTTCTAAGCA
Encoded proteins:
- the LOC132142705 gene encoding aminoacyl tRNA synthase complex-interacting multifunctional protein 1-like isoform X1 gives rise to the protein MFLVSSLFKMSGHTPSLMGLEQKAAEADQIIEYLKQQVQLLKEKAIVQATVKEEKKLMVENAKLKKDIEELKKQLLEIEKRRGVKDVAMPSVEPSIQCVSKPTASEPPVPAAPSAPAPATKTPPAKNNDDTKKMKAEKKGEKKEKKAAVPPQEEAKVDVSRLDLRVGRIISAEKHPDADSLYVEQVDVGEASPRTVVSGLVKHIPLEQMQNRMAVLLCNLKHAKMRGVLSQAMVMCASSPEKVEILDPPSGAVAGDRITFQGFPGEPDKELNPKKKVWEQVQPDLSTDDQCVATYKGAAFEVAGKGVCKAQTMSNSGIK
- the LOC132142705 gene encoding aminoacyl tRNA synthase complex-interacting multifunctional protein 1-like isoform X2: MSGHTPSLMGLEQKAAEADQIIEYLKQQVQLLKEKAIVQATVKEEKKLMVENAKLKKDIEELKKQLLEIEKRRGVKDVAMPSVEPSIQCVSKPTASEPPVPAAPSAPAPATKTPPAKNNDDTKKMKAEKKGEKKEKKAAVPPQEEAKVDVSRLDLRVGRIISAEKHPDADSLYVEQVDVGEASPRTVVSGLVKHIPLEQMQNRMAVLLCNLKHAKMRGVLSQAMVMCASSPEKVEILDPPSGAVAGDRITFQGFPGEPDKELNPKKKVWEQVQPDLSTDDQCVATYKGAAFEVAGKGVCKAQTMSNSGIK